DNA sequence from the Antedon mediterranea chromosome 7, ecAntMedi1.1, whole genome shotgun sequence genome:
tcatttaggatcttaaatacaaacaacgcaagtttgtacttaatacgttgttgaacaggcaaccaatgcaaatccatcagaacaggagttatgtgagcgtttgattttgtataagttacaattctagctgccatattttgcaagcgctgcaaacgttgtatttggatatttgggcatataactaccatatttgggcatataactaccatgggcacatcacactagttagtgtagacagagctttacggaAGTCAAACGTTGCTTAAATGACATTTTACAAATAGTAacaattgttttgtaaaattgcACGTCAGCAATCACAACGTATTGCGCCATCTTTCTATAACACATGCATTTTGTAAGCAAATTTTGGTTGGCTGCTTGGTATGCAGATGGCAGCCTTCAATCAGTAGTAACAGACAATTTGGTCTGTTTAAATGTCTGATtcattgtattataatataaatatacttataCTTAATTGTGTGTTTTGTGATAAAGCTATTGGCTGTACCTTTAACCAGAAATTATCAAGGTATGATTATTATTGTATCTTGGTAGTCTCTATAGGTATATTTATTGTTGAGTTTCTGATGTAGCTATCAaggtataatatattttatcaacatttcaCAAGATAGCAGTATTGTATAAAGttatatgtttattatataattctAGATATGTTATCAAGGGGCAGGAAAATGAGTGGACGTCTGCTCTAAAATCCGGTactaaaaaaagtgtgatcaGCATTAAAAGGTAATTAACTGAATTTTCTTTAACTGTTTCACAATTTAGATGATcacaatattaatactgtatatccaaATTTTCCTGAAAAGAACCTAGGCCtgaaagtttttaatttatcttCAATTCCAGTCCTGGTGATGGAGACCAAAAGAAGAGAACAAAAAAGATGAGCATACCAGATAAAAATCCAAATGAAAAACCAAAGAAGATGAAACTTTCTAAAGCAGCAAAAGCACGATGAAAGCGATTACTAAATTCTAAAACTTCATATCATATGGTGATTAAAGGTGGGGTCACCCACCCAGGGCTTGCCCTAAAtatctgaaaaatataatttaaaagacAACACTACTACTAAAACTTGGCATGTGCTGATCAAAGGTAGAGCCCACCTACCCAGGGCTTTCCCTAAATgtctgaaaaatataattcaaaagATAGAACACTACAGgacttattttaaaaataggtcCTAACAGCATCATGAGGGGGGTGAGGCAATCTATCTGTTTCAGTTTCGCTATTTTATTGGGACAGTAAACAAAATCGACTCAATACAGGTCCGATAAACAGAACAGTTTATACGGAGCTTTgcaaatgcgcaaattaattgtaTGAGTTACAGTCGCCTTCACTGCGTCTACCGTCGCAAAAAGAAGGCTCCCTCCCTACTCTTGTAAGGTCAATACTTTCACCAGAGACAACAGTCTGTATGAAGTTATCCTAGAAGTgactatattatatattactatatactatattataaagtgacattttaattaattatggtCAAGATTTTAGTGTTTATCAAGGGATATGTATAAAgtcaataaaaacaacaataactgACTGAGGgtacgtttattgtaaataattagtAGAAAAATAACTTTTCGAttccatcatggggtcattcTAAAGTCCATTATGGAGTCAATCTCAAATCCATCAAAGGGTAATTCTCAAGTCCATCAAGGGTCATTCTCAAGTCAATCAAGGGGTCATTCTCAAGTGCATCAAGGGTCATTCTCAAGTCCCATCAACGGATCATTATCAAGTCCATCAAGGGGTCATTCTCAAGTCTATCAAGGGGTCATTCTCAAGTCTATCATGGGATCATTCTCAAgtccatcatggggtcattcTCAAGCCCATCATGGGGTCATTCTCAAGCCCATCCTAGGGTCATTCTCAAGTTCATCAAGGGGTCATTCACAAGTTCATCTAAGGGTCATTCTCAAGTTTATCAAGGAGTCATTCTCAAgtccatcatggggtcatttTCAATTCCATTATGGGTTCATTCTCAAttccatcatggggtcattcTCAAGTCCATTATGGGTTAATTCTCAAttccatcatggggtcatttTCAAttccatcatggggtcattcTTAATTCCATAATGGGGTCATTCTCAAGTCCATTATGGGGTCATTTTAAGTCCATTGTGAGGTCATAATCAAGTCCATCATGGGATAATTCTCAAGTCAATCAAGGGGTCATTCTCAAGTCTATCATGGGGTCATTTTCACGTCCATCATGAGGTCATTCTCAAGTCAATCAAGGGGTCATTCTCAAGTCTATTATGAAGTCATTCTCAAGTCTATCATGAGGTCATTCTCAAGTCCATCATGGGATCATTCTCAAGTCCATCAAGGGGTCATTCTACAGTCTATTATGGGGTCATTTTCACGTCCATCATGAGGTCATTCTCAAGTCCATCGTGGGATCATTCTCAAGTCTATCATGAGGTTATTCTCAAGTCTATCATGAGGTCATTCTCAAGTCCATCATGAGGTCATTCTCAAGTCCATCGTGGGATCATTCTCAAGTCTATCATGAGGTTATTCTCAAGTCTATCATGAGGTCATTCTCAAGTCCATCATGGGATCATTCTCAAGTCCATCAAGGGGTCATTCTCTAGTTCAATGAACAGAttctaaaatgaataacaagtgttgtatttgtaaaaaatggtttattttttattgcattATTATCTAGGAATATTATTCAGTTGAAAAAGTCATCCTCATCAAGATATTTTATTCCCAATTACActataaaattaacataataaatgatattatgAAATGGCTATCATAATGGTGTTATGCATGATCAAAATAATTACTGTAATCTGTGTATTGTATATATTAAGCTCTAtcaacaatatcaaactttatgtgacaacaaaatgtgatgtgcccataaatggaACAATGTCATGACTCATGTCACtacatatttgggaatatcactaccatatttgggcatatcactaccatatttgggcacatctcattttttttgtccaactagttttatagtgtagacagagctttagactatcATGTCATAATATCAAGTAgtagtttttgtttttcataagTTTAACATATATCACGGTGTCACATTTCTTCCAACATTTAAATTCTTGTAAGTGCGTACTTGAACTGTCTTTTAACTTGGCTTCAACTTGCAAGAGAAATCCTCAGTGTCATCACTGATCTTCTTCAAAAAGCGGTTTAATACAAGGTATCGCTGTTGAAACTTTTGGTGAATTTTAGTACCTCTAGTTGGTGATCAGACGATAGTCCGCGGCGGTAAAACACGTCGGACGAGCGGGCGCGACCTTGCGGTATTTTACTGGTAGTGAAATGAGATGCAATGGAattatgtaattgtttttacagtataataaatattcaatatgGATAAAAGTGAATGATTCATTTACCCACATATACTACATAATCAGGCATGCACAAATATAAAACAGTGAATTAGTAGCTTTAGATTGTATGTCAAATTTAaaggggattctgggtttaaaattgcttttaaatattgtttatttactacattaaaaatataacaatgtagacatgtcagaatgaaaaagtaataacgagaaataaaaaaaatgaaatttcatatacattttagggtaaattcatgcaATGTCCGTTtttagcagcttagggaagctcattaataatcatgagatattcacaaaatcacgtcatcagtcgATTCCAAACTGGTTGTGGCAAGGAATAGACGATGCATTCAATCTGTTCATATGATAGAATTATACCAGAAATTATATCACAACTAAACGTTGAACTGTGATAGATGGAAGAAAACAGATTTACTAGACTAAGTATGAAATGTTTTACATATTTGCATGAAATCAAATattaactaggcctacactacGTCGTTGTAATAATAAGTTCTGTGGTGATTTTCCTCGATTTACTCGCATGGCGATTTGTTCGTTCGATTGTTATTGATCCATTTAATAAGTTTAGTTTTAAACACTGCAGATTCTATTCTATTTAGTAGAAATGTGCAAAAGAAAGTCTGCTAACCAGGATTTTAGTTAGAAGAACGTGCTGTAAGAGAAGAAAAGAAAGTTAAGGGACGAaaacattaattgtttttatttctctttaatttgTAAGTTTTGATTTggcattttctattattaacaaattaataacaGAATGAAATTATGAACTCTTTTCATTGTTTAGGACAGTTAAACAGACAGTTAAAATAGAGATCTTCTATCTACTAGAAATCTAATTCtacattttaatgaaaaaatactTTTGATTCTTAAGAAAGTATAGAAAACAGTACTTACACGCTGTCGTCAAAATTCCTGATGTGCGAAACTGCCACGATCATGCGTATCATTCCACTCTgcagaaaaaaatgaacattAGAACATTATTGTTTTATGATGTTATTATAATCGTATTATTATCGTAAAAATTATAAGTGTATTTGGAATATTGTTTATGCTTACAATAATATTCCAAACGTGTCACAGCTCGCCGCGCGGTGAAGCAGACGCTCTGGTGCGATAGCGGAACGGTATAATGTAATGTCTGTTCACGCTTACCTTCTTTACTTGATCTTCAAAGTAAGTCTCGGCCTCTTTTAACGAAATGTCTATAAAAGATTTTCCATCTACGAACATTATCTGATCCCCTACTTTAACATTCCCTAAATGAACAAAAACATGTAATTTGTTGTGTTATTTTAAAAGTGGAATTGATAATATATTAGTTAAAAAGTTAATTAATCACAGTTATGTTGTCGAACAACGATAAAACTTGTTTCTCActagagaggcaacgtaaggacgtaacCGCagcgcaagcgaattgaccagtCACAAGCTGCAGGTCAAATAATCTCGCTCACGATTGGTCAAATTTGTTGTCTTGCGTTTATGAACCAACCTACCTGATTTTTCAGCTTCCCCGCCTGGCTGTACGTCCGATACCTTTATTGCCCCCGAGAGTGGAGAGCTGATACCACCTTCAATTTCAAAATCTAGTTGCTTGCATTTTAGTTCAACTTTCCGCAGTTCTCGGCCGTCTATCTGACGATCAGTAAACTGAAAACAATTTCAAGGAATCTGTTTACCTATATGACAATCTACACCGTTTTTACATACCATAGCCTGTGTTAAGGTTAGTTATTTAGCCAGTCAAGTTGTCTCCTACCACCAAAGTAGCGATAATTGTGAACATAAAACCATTTAAATgattatgtttataataattatgacaatCGCACTGTAGTAGACACCGTTTTACGGTTATTACCCGCGTAAGTCGGTTCGTACCACCAGATTAGCGATTACTTTGAAACTAACTTACCCGGGAAATAACTGCTTATCTGTGCTTAGAATAGATAACGTATAAGGATTAATATATTACCAATTGTTCAGGAGTGGTTTTCCACCAGTCTTTGGGTACGTCCGTAGGTTTTTGTGGAGTAACAACAGATTTTTTCTCTTGTTTAGGAACTTCCACTTGTGTTCTAGTTATCTCAGTCGTCGTTGGCTATAACAtatgcaaaaataaaaatgttaatgaaaaatataccattaccaAATCTACAGCATGCAAAATACCGTATATTTTCGAGTGAAATTCGAGTACTGAAATTTCAAATTAGTTAccattatacagtacatatattattagattGTAACCGTGCATCGCGCACGAATGTTACACACGTCATTAGCTACGATAATgaaaaatattcaacaaaatgttCTTTATGAAACATTAAGGAAATGTGCCGTCCGAGTGAAATTCGAGTTTGAAATTTACAATTACACCAGATGATACAGtacaaataatactgtattagctTTTACTCGTGCCTAGAACAGATGTTACACGCGTGTAACGTGCTATACATTGGTAAAAACTATGAGAATATATCTATTAATGatgattaaataataaagaaGTAAACACAACTCACCACTTTTGGGAGAACTACCATCTGGAGAGAGGTGTTAGACTTAATGGCTTTAATAGCCTCATCGTGTGAAACGTTCCTCATATTTACACCATTAGCCTCTAATATCTGATCACCAGGctttaaaacaaatatcaagCGAAAATTGTCTTGGGTATTATGCATATCATTCCTATGTTGTTTAATAACTACCTTCCCAAGTACATTACTCTCTTACACAGCGAAAGAATAACTTGCCATTTCTCTCTGACTGTTTATTTTTACGTTTTGTGATACTAATATGTTTACCTTAACTAGAATGGTGtggtatgtttgtgtgtgtttcTTTCTTATATATATACTTCATATATCGGTATATGGAAACACGTCATTATATTTCCATAATTATTTGCCTTAACATAAATCTATAACACTTGTATGAattcttgtaggcctatttcattGCCGCTTTTTGGGCAGTGATCATCATTCACCTTAATACCAGCTTTATCTGCCGGAGAGTCGGCGGAAACCCGCTGTACGTAAATCCCCATATCTATACTGATAACGCCACATCCAAGACGTTCGCCGTTTGACAGATCAATATTAACTGTCCTCTTGTCCGAATTTTCTTCTACAGTTTCAAATGAATCTATCACGTCATCCTGCAAAAGAATACGTTATTGTGATGGCGCGAGTTACTCTCTTTTCTgcatgattaattaattaaatgacgTAATGCATCAAGTGACGTAAATACGTAGAAATATTTTTTGCGGGTACTGGTGACCAGTGCACGTTATGCCAAGATGTGTTGTCAGGAAATTATGCCTACGAATTAATTTAGTTTCTTTGTATTTAGAAGCActcattttaaagtaaaataaatccAGTGGTTAGATCCAATTTCCAGAAGC
Encoded proteins:
- the LOC140055010 gene encoding harmonin-like — encoded protein: MDRKSAMKDFQMAVQMLVGEGEDKDKLYQTMRDYHSNKKLKELITKLKEVLCTPKRLAVFTAIRPFIPAAHQKQYDVLCPSQISKEIRSVKLVGKDGESLGFHIRGGAEFGVGIYISEVLPKSQADRKGLRAGDEVLRVNGFKLSQATHSEVVALMKMRRNIVIKVRYVGMTPIKKGATDPITWKFLTDVGFAATSFLDDVIDSFETVEENSDKRTVNIDLSNGERLGCGVISIDMGIYVQRVSADSPADKAGIKPGDQILEANGVNMRNVSHDEAIKAIKSNTSLQMVVLPKVPTTTEITRTQVEVPKQEKKSVVTPQKPTDVPKDWWKTTPEQLFTDRQIDGRELRKVELKCKQLDFEIEGGISSPLSGAIKVSDVQPGGEAEKSGRLVHKRKTTNLTNRERDYLTCSL